The Candidatus Nitrosotalea sinensis genome contains a region encoding:
- a CDS encoding DNA primase small subunit domain-containing protein, protein MNEKNAQFVESAFKEYYFNRFDLIHVPQKASEREFGYQKFNSGMTRHLVIKNDKELHLLLMKEVPSDVYCSNAYYSFPGLPMSEKDWKGADLIFDIDAKDLGLPCRQDHTIFKCSSCGNGTIGFQPQCQQCGSAKFESVSTTCKNCIAESKNQVTRLVDMLTSDLDIKKEEIEVYFSGNEGFHMRVTNSDYESIGSHERADLADYLMFNGAIPESFGVPRQYSSKASLPSVDEKGWRGRVARNLFSSKSKTPKISRDIITNGHSAFQMQLEEMKKTMGVKIDPKVTMDIHRIFRLEGSINSKSGLTKIQCTDLDSFDPFQSACLLGDDSVDILVDCPTQVRLKNKKFGPYKNEKVSMPKYAAVYMLCKGLGNLL, encoded by the coding sequence ATGAATGAAAAAAATGCGCAGTTTGTAGAATCTGCATTTAAGGAATATTATTTTAATAGATTTGATCTGATACATGTTCCGCAAAAGGCCTCTGAGCGAGAATTTGGGTACCAGAAATTCAACTCTGGGATGACAAGACATCTTGTGATAAAAAATGACAAGGAGCTACATTTGTTATTGATGAAAGAAGTTCCATCTGATGTATATTGTTCAAATGCATACTATTCATTTCCAGGCCTTCCAATGTCAGAGAAAGACTGGAAGGGCGCTGATTTGATATTTGATATAGATGCAAAAGACCTTGGGCTGCCATGCAGGCAAGATCATACGATATTCAAATGCAGTTCATGTGGAAATGGAACTATTGGATTCCAGCCCCAATGTCAGCAGTGTGGCTCTGCCAAGTTCGAATCTGTATCAACTACATGCAAGAACTGTATTGCTGAATCAAAGAACCAAGTTACAAGACTTGTTGATATGCTAACATCTGATCTTGACATAAAAAAAGAAGAGATTGAGGTATATTTTTCTGGAAATGAAGGATTTCATATGCGTGTAACAAATTCTGACTACGAGTCCATAGGGTCTCATGAAAGAGCTGACCTGGCAGATTATCTCATGTTCAATGGAGCGATACCAGAATCATTTGGAGTTCCAAGGCAATATAGCTCCAAGGCATCTCTTCCATCTGTCGATGAAAAGGGATGGCGTGGTAGGGTTGCTCGCAACTTGTTCTCGTCAAAATCCAAGACGCCAAAAATTTCAAGGGATATAATCACAAATGGACACTCTGCATTTCAAATGCAACTAGAAGAGATGAAAAAAACTATGGGTGTCAAGATAGACCCAAAGGTTACCATGGATATTCACAGGATATTTCGACTGGAAGGCTCAATTAACAGCAAGAGTGGTCTTACAAAGATCCAATGCACAGATCTTGATTCATTTGATCCCTTCCAAAGTGCCTGCTTGCTTGGAGACGATTCTGTAGATATTCTAGTGGACTGCCCAACACAGGTAAGGCTGAAAAACAAAAAATTTGGGCCGTACAAAAATGAGAAGGTTTCCATGCCAAAATATGCTGCAGTATACATGCTTTGCAAGGGCTTGGGAAATCTACTATGA